TTTACCATGATAAAGAATAGATTTTTTGACCGAAAAAATTATATTCAGATATTAGAGAAACGCGTCAGTAGCCTAAAGGAAGGGTATCGGCAGAATATTGCTATTATTGGTGAAGAGAATGTTGGCAAAACCAGCATTGTTACTAAATTCTTAGCCAACTTTTATGACCCCAGGATTATTACAGTTTTTCTTGAAGTGCGTCCTGAATCTCTGGATGGTTTTGTCAGGAGATTTATCGGTGCGCTACTTTATAATTTTCTTTTAAATAGTTCCCTGCCTTTAAAAGAAGATTTGGATTATCTGATATTAAAATCTGCTAAGTATATACCTAATACTGTAGAAAAGATAAATTTTATACTTAAAGAATTAGCGCGAAAGAAAAAGTTAAATATTATTAATGAACTTTTTAGCCTTCCTGAATCAATTAATCAGGAAACGGGTAAATTTACGGTTTTGTTCCTGGATGAATTCCATAATCTTGAGAATATCGGAGTTAAAAATTTATATCGGGATTGGAGCAAGCTGCTTATTCTGCAGAAAAACACGCTTTATTGTATTACAAGTTCAATGATTTTTAAAGCCAGGGCCGTTCTTTCTAAACAACTTTCTTTGTTATTTGGGAATTTTGAAATTGTAGCTATCGAACCTTTTGATATACATACAAGTTCACGTTATCTTGATCAGTACCTGCCATTTCTGAAATTAGATCCGGGTTTAAAAAATTTTATCATTAATTTTACCGGAGGCTATCCACTGTATCTTGAGTTAATAGCGGATGCATTATCAAAGCGGGATATCCCTACTGACCTACCGGATGTTTTAGAAGATTTATTGTTTAACTCCTCTGGTATCCTTAACATGAGATTCTCTAATTATATCAAACGATTTTCGGATGGACCGGCCAGTAATGATTATATCTCTATATTTTATTTGATAGCCAGCGGTAGGAACCGCATTAAAGATATTGCCCATATTTTACATAAACAAAAAAAAGAACTTTCTGTCAGAATAAATCATCTTCTAGAATTAGATGCTATCATAAGATGCGGCGATTTTCTTAAAGTAAGTGACCGCCTATTTGCTTATTGGATACGTTTTGTATATCAAGAGAAATTATATTCGTTATCATTTGACGCAAAAAACCAAAAAGAGAAATTCCATGATAGTATTACTGAACTTATCCTTGAGTTCTCTAAGCAGGCTGCTAATCCATTGATCAACCGCGTTTCTGAGTTATTGCAGTTATTTGAAGATGATCTTATGCAAATTGAACGTAAAAAAATCAGGCTTAACCATTTTCGTGAAATAAAGCCCCTGATATTTAATCATCGTTATTTAAAAGACGGCCTATTAGGCCGTTCAACTGAGGCTCTTTGGATTATGGCAATTAAAAATGAAGCGCTTACTGAGG
The genomic region above belongs to Candidatus Omnitrophota bacterium and contains:
- a CDS encoding AAA family ATPase — encoded protein: MIKNRFFDRKNYIQILEKRVSSLKEGYRQNIAIIGEENVGKTSIVTKFLANFYDPRIITVFLEVRPESLDGFVRRFIGALLYNFLLNSSLPLKEDLDYLILKSAKYIPNTVEKINFILKELARKKKLNIINELFSLPESINQETGKFTVLFLDEFHNLENIGVKNLYRDWSKLLILQKNTLYCITSSMIFKARAVLSKQLSLLFGNFEIVAIEPFDIHTSSRYLDQYLPFLKLDPGLKNFIINFTGGYPLYLELIADALSKRDIPTDLPDVLEDLLFNSSGILNMRFSNYIKRFSDGPASNDYISIFYLIASGRNRIKDIAHILHKQKKELSVRINHLLELDAIIRCGDFLKVSDRLFAYWIRFVYQEKLYSLSFDAKNQKEKFHDSITELILEFSKQAANPLINRVSELLQLFEDDLMQIERKKIRLNHFREIKPLIFNHRYLKDGLLGRSTEALWIMAIKNEALTEADITEFAKECKRYHHKSQRKIMVTLKEVDPNARLRALEEKIWTWDLNSLNQILDLFSKPRVIA